In one window of Poriferisphaera corsica DNA:
- a CDS encoding sodium ion-translocating decarboxylase subunit beta — translation MQQLIDTISQYLAGSGFGQWEYMWPNVVMIGIGLLFIYLAIKKGFEPLLLVPIGFGVLIGNIPYNSNEVALGVYDGPVNPHDLHYYEIETDKLTFEIEGKDVVGVAAALDRIKELKSETQKAGFESELETMSGGEKFLTALYASDVANFESVSDIKAIENPQEGKNLAFEGKAVMVNGHNLYPWSTSKLSKDFGVEEVAGEKEITKPGFINLGQGRYVFAKQIDREGQFPQYPQVWSVDKQNIHNASVFWWLFAGVGLAGFYPPLIFLGIGALTDFGPMLSNPKTLLLGAAAQFGIFGAFLGAIFLGFTDAQAGAIGIIGGADGPTAIFTASQLAPPLLGAIALAAYSYMAMVPIIQPPIMKLLTTREERLRRMPMPKTEVSRTAKVMFPIVGFLMTAMIAPGGLALLGMLFFGNLLRESLVTDRLAKTAQTTFIDIVTILLGVTVGAKTSAANFLTMQTIYIFVLGITAFAVATMSGLLFAKVMNLFLKEKINPLIGAAGVSAVPMAARVVHKVGTDEDPQNFLLMHAMGPNVAGVIGSAVAAGVLLSSLG, via the coding sequence ATGCAACAATTAATAGATACAATTTCACAGTACCTCGCTGGCTCGGGATTCGGGCAGTGGGAGTATATGTGGCCCAATGTGGTGATGATCGGTATTGGTCTACTCTTCATATACCTTGCGATTAAGAAGGGTTTCGAGCCACTGCTTCTGGTACCGATTGGTTTCGGTGTTTTGATCGGTAATATTCCATACAATTCAAACGAGGTCGCGCTTGGGGTGTATGACGGGCCGGTGAATCCGCACGATCTTCATTACTACGAGATTGAAACAGACAAGCTGACTTTTGAGATTGAAGGCAAGGACGTCGTTGGCGTTGCTGCGGCTTTGGATCGCATTAAAGAGTTGAAGTCTGAGACGCAGAAGGCGGGCTTTGAATCAGAGCTTGAGACGATGTCTGGCGGGGAGAAATTCCTGACGGCGTTGTATGCTTCTGATGTCGCGAATTTCGAGTCGGTGTCAGATATTAAAGCTATCGAAAATCCACAAGAAGGCAAAAACCTTGCGTTTGAAGGCAAGGCTGTGATGGTTAATGGTCACAACCTTTATCCTTGGAGCACAAGTAAGCTTTCAAAAGATTTTGGTGTTGAAGAAGTCGCTGGCGAGAAAGAGATTACAAAGCCAGGCTTCATTAATCTTGGTCAAGGCCGATATGTTTTTGCGAAGCAGATTGACCGTGAAGGTCAGTTCCCACAATACCCACAGGTTTGGTCAGTCGACAAACAGAATATCCATAACGCATCTGTGTTCTGGTGGCTGTTTGCGGGTGTTGGTTTGGCTGGCTTCTATCCACCATTGATCTTCCTTGGTATTGGTGCTTTGACGGACTTTGGCCCGATGCTGAGCAACCCAAAGACATTGTTGCTTGGTGCTGCTGCACAGTTCGGCATCTTTGGCGCATTTCTTGGTGCGATCTTCTTGGGTTTCACAGATGCTCAAGCGGGTGCGATTGGCATCATTGGTGGTGCGGATGGCCCAACGGCGATCTTTACAGCTTCGCAGCTTGCTCCACCACTATTAGGTGCGATTGCATTGGCGGCTTATTCCTACATGGCGATGGTTCCGATCATTCAGCCACCGATTATGAAGTTGCTCACGACGAGGGAAGAACGCTTGCGTCGGATGCCGATGCCTAAGACGGAAGTCTCACGCACAGCGAAAGTCATGTTCCCAATCGTTGGCTTCTTGATGACAGCCATGATTGCTCCTGGCGGTCTTGCACTGCTCGGCATGCTTTTCTTCGGTAACCTTCTTCGTGAGTCTTTGGTTACAGACCGTTTAGCTAAGACTGCACAGACAACCTTCATCGATATCGTCACCATTCTTCTTGGTGTCACTGTTGGTGCAAAAACTTCTGCTGCAAACTTCCTGACAATGCAGACGATTTACATCTTCGTGCTTGGTATTACAGCTTTTGCTGTGGCTACGATGTCGGGTCTACTTTTTGCTAAGGTGATGAATCTTTTCCTGAAAGAAAAGATCAATCCGCTGATTGGTGCGGCTGGTGTTTCGGCTGTTCCAATGGCTGCTCGTGTTGTGCACAAGGTTGGTACGGATGAGGATCCGCAAAACTTCCTTTTGATGCACGCGATGGGGCCGAATGTTGCGGGGGTGATTGGATCGGCTGTTGCGGCGGGTGTGCTGCTTAGCAGTCTCGGATAA
- a CDS encoding biotin/lipoyl-containing protein, whose protein sequence is MKLRITVQGKQYDVDVDVLDENGGAAPVAAAAPAPVAAPAPAAAPAPAPAPAAAPAPAAGGAGGDATAPIAGSILEIKVKVGDTVAVNDPLLTLEAMKMESVVASPVAGTVSAITCGAGDAVQAGQVLVKF, encoded by the coding sequence ATGAAATTACGCATTACGGTTCAAGGTAAACAGTACGACGTTGATGTAGACGTTTTAGATGAAAATGGCGGCGCGGCACCGGTCGCGGCGGCAGCTCCGGCTCCAGTCGCAGCGCCCGCACCAGCAGCGGCTCCGGCTCCAGCACCCGCACCAGCGGCAGCTCCGGCCCCAGCGGCAGGCGGCGCAGGTGGTGACGCAACGGCCCCGATTGCTGGCAGCATTCTTGAAATTAAGGTCAAAGTCGGCGACACGGTTGCTGTAAATGATCCACTGCTGACGCTCGAAGCGATGAAGATGGAATCAGTGGTCGCATCTCCGGTTGCGGGTACGGTTTCAGCGATCACTTGTGGAGCAGGTGATGCGGTTCAGGCTGGCCAGGTGCTGGTTAAGTTCTAA
- a CDS encoding OadG family protein, whose protein sequence is MLTNLTTLALTSEQLTGGIVLMIVGMGVVFSALILLLWAIKLMHAMLNKPAPAPAVAAASVPVASAKAASDEIEPETLVVIAAAVAAIVRKPHRIRRVDSLTAQQAGSNWARHGRRAIMTSHRPTRR, encoded by the coding sequence ATGCTCACTAACCTGACCACACTTGCACTGACGTCGGAGCAGCTTACGGGTGGTATTGTGCTGATGATCGTGGGTATGGGCGTTGTGTTTTCGGCTTTGATTTTGCTCTTATGGGCGATCAAGTTGATGCATGCGATGCTGAATAAGCCTGCACCAGCACCTGCGGTAGCGGCTGCGAGCGTTCCAGTGGCGTCAGCGAAGGCTGCGAGTGATGAGATTGAGCCTGAAACATTAGTTGTGATTGCTGCTGCGGTTGCTGCGATTGTTCGTAAGCCTCATCGGATTCGTCGTGTGGATTCACTGACGGCACAGCAGGCAGGTAGCAATTGGGCGAGACACGGTCGTCGTGCGATCATGACGAGTCACCGTCCGACACGCCGGTAG
- a CDS encoding acyl-CoA carboxylase subunit beta, giving the protein MPESKTRSQMTMADRIAELREKKKTIRGMGGEKRIDKQHSQGKLTARERVDVLLDPDSMQEQNAFAAHRCVNFGMEGKFVPADGVITGCGAVDGRLVHFASQDFTSVGGAAGEIHSEKVVNMMKASLKTGSPFVFINDSGGARIQEGIDALSGYGRTFYHNTLLSGVVPQISLICGPCAGGAAYAPALTDFIIQTRQAQMFITGPAVIKQVTGEEVTAEQLGGPEAQMTYSGVVHFVADDDKHAMEICKKLLSFLPANNMEDPPMGPRVETMEVEESLNSIIPDNPRQGYDMRDVISKIVDDGDFLESQQTFAQNMITCFARINGRSVGIIANQPMVKAGCLDIDASDKSSRFIRFCNAFNIPLVTLVDVPGFMPGVQQEYGGIIRHGAKMLFAYSAATVPKISIMLRKAYGGAYLAMSSKQLGADRVAAWPSAEIAVMGAEGAAGIVFRKEIAAADDQAAKREELIEAYREKFSTPYIAGQRQLVDDIIEPSETRRYVAMALDALSSKRDVRPEKKHGLIPL; this is encoded by the coding sequence ATGCCAGAGAGCAAGACTCGCAGTCAGATGACGATGGCTGATCGTATCGCCGAATTGCGCGAGAAGAAGAAGACGATCCGCGGAATGGGCGGTGAGAAGCGCATTGATAAGCAGCATTCTCAAGGCAAGCTGACCGCTCGTGAGCGTGTTGATGTGCTTTTGGATCCGGATTCCATGCAAGAGCAGAATGCTTTTGCGGCACACCGCTGTGTGAACTTTGGCATGGAAGGCAAGTTTGTTCCTGCTGACGGTGTCATCACGGGTTGTGGTGCTGTAGATGGCCGACTGGTTCACTTTGCGTCACAGGACTTTACGTCTGTTGGTGGTGCTGCGGGTGAGATTCACTCGGAAAAAGTGGTGAACATGATGAAGGCTTCCTTGAAGACAGGTAGCCCGTTTGTGTTTATTAATGACTCAGGTGGTGCTCGTATTCAGGAAGGTATTGACGCGTTGTCGGGTTATGGCCGCACGTTCTACCATAACACGCTGCTTTCAGGTGTTGTTCCTCAGATCTCACTGATTTGTGGTCCTTGTGCGGGTGGTGCTGCTTACGCACCGGCTCTGACGGACTTCATCATTCAGACGCGCCAGGCACAGATGTTTATCACGGGTCCTGCTGTTATCAAGCAGGTGACTGGTGAAGAGGTCACTGCTGAACAGCTTGGTGGCCCTGAAGCTCAGATGACTTATTCGGGTGTTGTTCACTTCGTTGCTGACGATGATAAACACGCGATGGAAATCTGTAAGAAGCTTCTCTCCTTCCTTCCTGCGAACAACATGGAAGATCCGCCAATGGGTCCACGTGTTGAAACGATGGAAGTCGAAGAATCATTGAATAGCATTATCCCGGACAATCCACGTCAGGGTTACGATATGCGTGATGTGATTTCGAAGATCGTTGATGATGGCGATTTCCTTGAATCACAGCAGACATTCGCTCAGAACATGATTACTTGCTTTGCTCGTATCAATGGTCGTTCGGTTGGTATCATTGCGAACCAGCCGATGGTCAAGGCGGGTTGCCTTGATATCGATGCTTCTGACAAGTCATCACGGTTTATCCGTTTCTGTAACGCGTTTAATATTCCACTGGTGACATTGGTTGACGTTCCGGGTTTCATGCCGGGCGTTCAGCAGGAATATGGTGGGATTATCCGTCACGGAGCGAAGATGTTGTTTGCTTATTCAGCGGCAACGGTTCCGAAGATCTCGATCATGCTGCGTAAGGCATATGGCGGTGCATACCTTGCGATGTCATCCAAGCAGTTGGGTGCTGACCGTGTTGCAGCTTGGCCAAGTGCTGAGATTGCAGTGATGGGTGCTGAAGGCGCCGCGGGTATCGTGTTCCGTAAAGAAATTGCTGCGGCGGACGATCAAGCTGCGAAACGTGAAGAATTGATCGAAGCGTATCGTGAGAAATTCTCGACGCCTTACATTGCTGGGCAACGTCAGTTGGTAGACGATATCATTGAGCCATCTGAGACACGTCGCTATGTGGCGATGGCGTTGGATGCGTTGTCATCGAAGCGTGATGTGCGTCCTGAGAAGAAGCATGGCTTGATCCCTCTGTAA
- the mce gene encoding methylmalonyl-CoA epimerase, translated as MIKAKAINHLGVAVKSLDEAREYYENVLGGKFEGVEEVVEQKVKVAFYLVGDVRIELLEPTSEDSPISKFLEKRGEGIHHVAYTVENIQDRIDEIKEGGLRMIDEKPRNGAHGTKIAFMHPKSSRGILTELCEPGH; from the coding sequence ATGATTAAGGCTAAAGCAATCAATCACCTCGGTGTTGCGGTTAAGTCACTGGACGAAGCACGCGAATACTACGAAAACGTTCTCGGCGGCAAATTTGAAGGTGTCGAAGAAGTTGTAGAGCAGAAGGTTAAGGTTGCGTTCTACCTTGTTGGTGATGTTCGTATCGAGTTGCTTGAGCCAACCAGCGAAGATTCACCGATCAGTAAGTTCTTGGAAAAGCGCGGCGAAGGCATCCATCATGTTGCTTACACTGTTGAGAACATTCAGGATCGTATTGATGAGATCAAAGAAGGCGGCCTTCGTATGATCGATGAGAAGCCACGTAATGGTGCTCACGGTACGAAGATTGCATTCATGCATCCAAAATCTTCACGCGGCATTCTCACGGAACTCTGTGAGCCAGGCCACTAA
- a CDS encoding acyl-CoA mutase large subunit family protein, whose protein sequence is MADDKCSNLEKIAEAKKKWDEGPVAKTCGRFPERKEEFVTVSDEPVERLYTPEPSVMKEYNEKLGFPGQYPFTRGVQPTMYRGRLWTMRMYAGFSTAEESNKRYRYLLEQGSTGLSVAFDLPTQIGYDSDDSMSVGEVGKVGVAIDSLADMEVLFDGIPLDKVSTSMTINSSAAILLAMYIAVGEKQGVPADKLTGTIQNDILKEYIARGTYRFPPKPSLRLISNIFEYCTKSVPRWNTISISGYHIREAGSTAAQEVGFTIADAICYVETAMKAGLKVDDFAPRLAFFFAAHTDLLEEVAKFRAARRLYAKIMKDRFKAENPKSWMLRFHTQTGGVTLTAQQPDNNIVRVAIQTLAAVLGGTQSLHTNSKDEALALPTEDSVRVALRTQQIVAEESGVTSTIDPLGGSFYVEQLTDKIEAEALAYIEKIDELGGMVPAIEQGYVQKEIEQSAYNYGQSIESNDRIVVGVNKFQVEEENTIPLFKVDESVGKLQSDKIAKVKADRNEEVVKTKLAALTEASKGDENLMPFILDAVREYATIGEICNAMEGVFGQYTETFN, encoded by the coding sequence ATGGCTGACGATAAGTGCTCGAATCTGGAAAAAATTGCAGAAGCAAAGAAGAAATGGGACGAGGGTCCGGTCGCGAAGACATGTGGTCGTTTTCCTGAGCGTAAAGAAGAGTTTGTAACGGTTTCGGATGAGCCGGTGGAACGTCTTTACACACCAGAACCTAGTGTGATGAAGGAATACAACGAGAAGCTCGGCTTCCCGGGACAGTATCCGTTTACACGTGGTGTGCAGCCAACGATGTACCGCGGTCGTTTGTGGACGATGCGTATGTATGCTGGTTTCTCGACTGCTGAGGAATCGAACAAGCGTTACCGTTACCTGCTCGAACAGGGTTCGACTGGGTTGTCGGTTGCGTTCGACTTGCCAACACAGATCGGTTACGACTCTGATGACTCGATGTCAGTTGGCGAAGTGGGTAAGGTCGGCGTTGCGATCGACTCACTGGCAGACATGGAAGTTTTGTTTGACGGCATCCCGCTGGACAAGGTTTCGACTTCGATGACGATCAACTCGAGTGCTGCAATTCTCCTGGCGATGTACATCGCTGTTGGTGAGAAGCAGGGCGTTCCAGCAGACAAGCTGACGGGTACGATTCAGAACGACATTTTGAAAGAATACATCGCACGTGGCACGTACCGGTTCCCACCGAAGCCATCACTGCGATTGATCTCGAATATTTTTGAGTATTGCACGAAGAGCGTTCCACGCTGGAATACGATCTCAATCTCAGGCTACCACATCCGTGAAGCGGGTTCGACTGCTGCACAGGAAGTTGGTTTCACGATTGCAGACGCAATCTGCTATGTTGAAACAGCGATGAAGGCTGGCCTGAAGGTTGACGATTTTGCACCACGTTTGGCGTTCTTCTTTGCGGCTCATACGGACCTTCTTGAAGAAGTTGCGAAGTTCCGTGCAGCACGTCGTCTCTATGCGAAGATCATGAAGGATCGCTTCAAAGCTGAAAATCCTAAATCATGGATGCTTCGTTTCCATACGCAGACTGGTGGCGTGACGTTGACTGCTCAGCAACCTGACAACAACATCGTACGTGTTGCGATTCAGACGCTGGCAGCGGTATTGGGTGGGACTCAGTCATTGCACACGAACTCGAAGGACGAGGCGCTGGCGCTTCCGACGGAAGACAGTGTGCGAGTTGCGCTTCGTACGCAGCAGATTGTGGCTGAGGAGTCAGGTGTAACTAGCACGATTGACCCATTAGGAGGCAGCTTCTATGTTGAACAGCTCACAGATAAGATCGAAGCCGAAGCCCTTGCCTATATCGAGAAAATCGATGAGCTGGGTGGCATGGTGCCCGCCATCGAGCAGGGTTACGTGCAAAAAGAGATCGAGCAATCGGCTTACAATTACGGTCAGTCCATCGAAAGCAACGACCGTATTGTCGTCGGTGTGAACAAGTTCCAGGTGGAAGAAGAGAATACGATTCCACTGTTCAAAGTTGACGAGTCTGTCGGCAAATTGCAATCTGATAAGATTGCGAAGGTCAAGGCGGATCGTAACGAGGAAGTTGTTAAGACGAAGCTTGCTGCGTTGACTGAGGCATCAAAGGGTGATGAGAACCTGATGCCGTTCATTCTGGATGCGGTTCGCGAGTACGCGACGATTGGCGAAATTTGTAACGCTATGGAAGGTGTCTTTGGACAATACACTGAGACCTTTAACTAA
- a CDS encoding ArgK/MeaB family GTPase, translating to MTNDLNQLVEKALEDGPVGIRAAGRLMSLMEDQPWRLPELFHAWAAIRQGREDELSEQIPMPRLFLGITGAPGSGKSTMTDALVGEYREKYPDKKVGVIAVDPSSPFTGGSVLGDRVRMMRHATDSKVFIRSLSARGHLGGLTLGVKGVARIMGLIGCDVVIIETVGVGQSEVEVTQVADLVAVVLAPGQGDSIQMLKAGLMEIADLFVINKMDREGSAQLHTQLLSSLNLSFDKKAVTDVQLVSATDKVNIDVLVELLDKRTSEQCEAWPELREKRMHADVSESVLDQARMRLAGVLRSKPEMTAKIIDGTVTVKDVAHVLLKEACSPSEDCSLKK from the coding sequence ATGACAAATGATCTGAATCAACTTGTAGAGAAGGCTTTGGAGGACGGTCCTGTCGGGATTCGTGCTGCGGGTCGATTGATGAGCCTCATGGAGGATCAGCCTTGGCGGTTGCCAGAGCTGTTTCATGCGTGGGCGGCGATCCGTCAGGGTCGTGAAGATGAGTTGAGTGAGCAGATCCCGATGCCACGGTTGTTCCTGGGTATAACAGGTGCGCCGGGTAGCGGTAAGTCGACGATGACGGACGCTTTGGTTGGTGAATATCGCGAGAAGTATCCGGACAAGAAGGTGGGTGTGATTGCGGTTGACCCGAGTAGCCCGTTTACAGGCGGGTCGGTATTGGGTGACCGTGTTCGGATGATGCGTCACGCGACAGATTCAAAGGTTTTTATTCGTTCGTTGTCTGCACGTGGGCATCTTGGCGGCCTGACACTTGGTGTTAAGGGCGTTGCTCGGATCATGGGCTTGATTGGTTGCGATGTCGTGATCATTGAGACTGTGGGCGTTGGGCAGAGCGAGGTGGAAGTGACGCAGGTAGCAGACCTGGTGGCGGTTGTGCTGGCACCGGGGCAGGGCGATTCGATCCAGATGCTGAAGGCGGGCTTGATGGAGATTGCGGACTTGTTCGTGATCAACAAGATGGACCGCGAAGGATCGGCGCAGTTACATACGCAGTTATTGAGCAGTCTGAATCTGAGCTTCGATAAGAAGGCGGTGACGGATGTGCAGCTGGTGAGTGCGACGGACAAGGTGAACATTGATGTGCTGGTGGAGCTTTTGGATAAGCGTACGAGCGAGCAGTGTGAGGCTTGGCCGGAGCTTCGCGAGAAGCGGATGCATGCGGATGTGAGTGAGTCGGTGCTGGATCAGGCGCGGATGCGTTTGGCGGGAGTGCTGAGATCGAAACCTGAGATGACGGCAAAGATTATTGATGGCACGGTGACGGTCAAGGATGTGGCCCATGTGCTTTTGAAAGAAGCCTGCTCGCCCTCGGAAGATTGCTCATTGAAGAAATGA
- a CDS encoding cobalamin B12-binding domain-containing protein: MFAMSDSTATGAKVRVLIGKPGLDGHDRGAKYVAHILRDAGFEVIYTGIRRTPEQIVDAAIQEDVKMIGLSLLSGAHNTLFKRVLDLLKEKDAADIIVFGGGTIPPDDVPGLEAMGIKAVFGPGTPAKEIVDTLNACLAK; the protein is encoded by the coding sequence ATGTTTGCTATGAGCGATAGTACCGCGACAGGTGCGAAGGTACGTGTGCTGATTGGTAAGCCAGGTCTTGATGGTCATGACCGTGGCGCCAAGTATGTTGCGCACATTCTTCGTGATGCTGGATTCGAAGTGATTTATACGGGTATTCGTCGTACGCCTGAGCAGATCGTTGATGCAGCGATTCAGGAAGACGTGAAGATGATTGGCCTGAGTTTGCTTTCAGGAGCGCATAACACGTTATTTAAGCGTGTGTTGGATCTTCTGAAGGAGAAGGACGCTGCGGACATTATTGTGTTCGGTGGCGGGACGATTCCGCCGGACGATGTTCCGGGTCTGGAAGCGATGGGTATCAAGGCTGTGTTCGGCCCGGGTACACCTGCGAAAGAGATTGTGGATACGCTGAACGCATGTTTGGCTAAGTAA
- a CDS encoding PEP-CTERM sorting domain-containing protein: protein MNRLCLSVIRPMTLSILLLLTLLTTTTHANPILVQGIATNEQFSQSLFGVTAQVQGNYMHTPLTTDFSSINSDTDLQFTISAPTGKQFVVDFTAAGDLDFNIDHNAHFPHDFVAVDEKYSVTSFTLNNLQGNAHPIFRTGVVLNPKNNQSDSVFTIPGGQNINLSAKTTLAANTSFTFTSFTFNLNIPASSQAIFQNPYFHSSDFSVRGFMNFVNVPQHFGPFVRLGDIIHTPEPASISFLALGAFALIRRKR, encoded by the coding sequence ATGAATCGCCTGTGCCTATCTGTCATCCGACCGATGACCCTATCCATCCTTCTTTTGCTCACCCTCCTCACCACCACAACCCACGCCAACCCCATCCTCGTCCAAGGCATCGCCACCAACGAACAATTCTCCCAAAGCCTCTTCGGCGTCACCGCTCAAGTCCAAGGCAACTACATGCACACGCCACTCACCACAGACTTCTCATCCATTAATTCCGACACCGATCTCCAATTCACCATATCAGCACCCACGGGCAAGCAATTCGTCGTCGATTTCACCGCGGCAGGCGATCTTGATTTCAACATCGATCACAACGCACACTTCCCCCACGACTTTGTCGCTGTCGATGAAAAATACTCCGTCACAAGTTTCACACTGAACAATCTCCAAGGCAACGCTCACCCCATCTTCAGGACAGGCGTCGTCCTAAATCCTAAAAACAATCAATCTGATTCTGTCTTCACCATCCCCGGCGGACAAAATATCAATCTCAGTGCAAAAACCACACTCGCCGCCAACACATCCTTCACCTTCACATCCTTCACCTTCAACCTCAACATCCCCGCAAGTTCTCAAGCAATATTCCAAAACCCATACTTCCACAGCAGCGACTTCTCCGTTCGCGGCTTCATGAACTTCGTCAACGTACCACAACACTTCGGCCCCTTCGTTCGTCTCGGCGACATCATCCACACGCCCGAACCAGCATCTATCTCCTTCTTAGCCCTCGGCGCATTCGCCCTCATTCGCCGTAAACGATAA
- a CDS encoding PEP-CTERM sorting domain-containing protein (PEP-CTERM proteins occur, often in large numbers, in the proteomes of bacteria that also encode an exosortase, a predicted intramembrane cysteine proteinase. The presence of a PEP-CTERM domain at a protein's C-terminus predicts cleavage within the sorting domain, followed by covalent anchoring to some some component of the (usually Gram-negative) cell surface. Many PEP-CTERM proteins exhibit an unusual sequence composition that includes large numbers of potential glycosylation sites. Expression of one such protein has been shown restore the ability of a bacterium to form floc, a type of biofilm.), whose product MLKPFKTIAFLLLTTAITATTHASITNLNYEVTFDSESFFFDTHVYQGTNANLHTSAPVPINPDFSTLGDTTLSLNLKSSTGRFYANFPKAGKLVLSFWTGNDISHLDGAFTDNNPLITFNDLQAAFTPTIKDPTTNVVFTGNSGDGNRFGFEIEIPENQPFSFESITFTTTVPAAYNKNFSSIITGSDPLFHGYINDTTTEHGQFLSLTPIPEPASISLLAIASLALTTRRSK is encoded by the coding sequence ATGCTCAAGCCATTCAAAACAATCGCCTTCCTTCTGCTTACTACCGCCATCACCGCCACCACACACGCATCCATCACTAACCTCAACTACGAAGTCACTTTTGATAGTGAGTCCTTCTTCTTTGACACCCACGTATACCAAGGCACCAACGCCAACCTCCACACATCTGCACCCGTCCCCATCAACCCCGACTTCAGCACACTTGGAGATACGACCCTCTCACTCAACCTCAAATCATCCACCGGCCGGTTCTACGCCAACTTCCCCAAAGCCGGAAAATTAGTCCTTAGCTTCTGGACCGGCAACGACATCAGCCATCTAGACGGCGCATTCACCGACAACAACCCCCTTATCACTTTCAACGATCTCCAAGCCGCCTTCACACCCACCATTAAGGACCCCACCACCAACGTTGTCTTCACAGGCAACAGCGGTGACGGCAACCGCTTCGGATTCGAAATTGAAATACCCGAAAACCAACCCTTCTCGTTCGAATCCATCACCTTCACAACAACCGTCCCCGCTGCCTACAACAAAAACTTCTCCAGCATCATCACTGGCAGCGACCCGTTATTCCACGGCTACATTAACGACACCACAACAGAACACGGCCAGTTCCTCTCTCTCACACCAATCCCCGAACCCGCATCTATCTCACTATTAGCCATCGCTTCACTCGCCCTCACCACCCGCCGCAGCAAATAA